A genomic window from Gossypium hirsutum isolate 1008001.06 chromosome D10, Gossypium_hirsutum_v2.1, whole genome shotgun sequence includes:
- the LOC107914500 gene encoding uncharacterized protein produces MASPSDCPDQSQPDPIENPNPPQESLPETLPSQDKLDDQEDLLEDEPNADYPDLSVPSSPPNTDLHVTTPTGSRRGGGPKRKKAATKRRAQEKKAQKKLEMLTEVFNPIPFLPNKTLDFSSHESLLKRLGLWDFVHLDFDGNLRADLIAQLIATYNPQSRGSYVNGYRIGVNRADLARALNLSVKKDKDKDSILDIEESKESVAFLEEFVSNWVLLHEDTWMMPAEVLNWTKMIKEGHFEKIDWAGLIWFMVEKELTSAPKLGNCYYASHMQCLIKYQKEELLLEKPEKDAYEAKEEEEEHNVPEDFKTSADLVDESHGGSQLEEHNIELSLGGQDNLMNKDDAEKEAAVGDEDAMDCEESKGDGPQDVQWNLDGDSYMDVGGENFLRPCNLGDVDMVEERKQEKGEEGEMEEGGGGNVEEQEDHEEQDVQDEQEEQHEEGFTISPKGDNLEAVHSANLLEGMETADVPFTTGLHIRDNSSGEFLVSRVDARTVPAVSSFLSNGNKREIGHENDISHNSLNLSNKRLRTDEQWDKSSDFDTCMEQMQHWMDKARMLYAAKDQACGDSSMHQQVLLHELQRRDTLIEHLQKAKFEEQQKRQMEVYRLERELYLMENLLDGYRKALKETNRTFAEYRARCPLPDEPLYKDVTGSGGLVLSTREIEKLRLKQEEEDRLNRLLIENKIKDFEAGWIRKFDAHRDAVSLLSDKLTNAENEVKLLKELCNRKVSAGTPECVPNESGMSSQ; encoded by the coding sequence ATGGCCTCCCCCAGTGACTGTCCAGATCAATCCCAACCAGACCCCATCGAAAACCCTAACCCTCCCCAGGAATCGCTCCCTGAAACCCTTCCATCCCAAGACAAGCTCGATGATCAAGAAGATCTACTCGAAGATGAACCCAACGCTGACTACCCGGATCTGTCTGTTCCTTCTTCTCCACCCAACACCGACCTCCATGTCACCACCCCCACTGGCTCTCGCCGTGGCGGGGGTCCTAAACGGAAGAAGGCCGCAACCAAGAGACGCGCTCAAGAGAAGAAGGCCCAGAAGAAGCTCGAGATGCTGACTGAAGTCTTCAACCCCATTCCCTTTCTCCCCAACAAAACCCTAGATTTTTCTTCGCACGAAAGCCTCCTCAAGCGACTTGGTTTGTGGGATTTTGTTCATTTGGATTTCGATGGAAACCTTCGAGCCGATCTGATCGCGCAGTTAATCGCTACGTACAACCCGCAATCGCGCGGTAGCTACGTTAATGGCTATCGCATTGGGGTCAACCGGGCCGACTTAGCCCGTGCTTTGAATTTATCTGTGAAGAAGGATAAGGATAAGGATAGCATCCTTGATATTGAAGAGTCAAAGGAATCGGTAGCCTTTCTTGAGGAATTTGTCTCAAATTGGGTGCTTTTGCACGAGGATACGTGGATGATGCCAGCGGAGGTGTTGAACTGGACTAAAATGATTAAAGAAGGCCATTTCGAGAAGATAGATTGGGCTGGTTTGATTTGGTTTATGGTGGAGAAAGAGCTCACGTCTGCCCCTAAATTAGGGAATTGTTACTATGCCTCGCACATGCAGTGTTTGATAAAATACCAGAAAGAAGAGTTGCTGCTGGAGAAACCAGAAAAGGATGCTTATGAGGCCAAGGAGGAAGAGGAAGAGCATAACGTTCCTGAGGATTTCAAGACGTCTGCTGATTTGGTTGATGAATCTCACGGGGGATCACAGTTGGAGGAGCATAATATTGAGTTGAGTCTTGGTGGGCAGGATAATTTGATGAATAAAGATGATGCTGAAAAGGAGGCTGCTGTGGGGGATGAGGATGCTATGGATTGTGAGGAAAGTAAGGGGGATGGACCTCAAGACGTACAGTGGAATTTGGATGGAGACAGCTATATGGATGTGGGTGGGGAGAATTTCTTAAGACCGTGTAATCTTGGTGATGTTGATATggtggaagaaaggaaacaagaaaAAGGAGAGGAAGGAGAGATGGAAGAGGGAGGAGGAGGAAATGTAGAGGAACAAGAGGATCACGAGGAACAGGATGTACAAGATGAACAAGAGGAGCAGCATGAAGAAGGCTTTACTATTTCCCCAAAAGGTGACAATTTGGAGGCTGTGCACTCGGCAAATCTTCTTGAAGGAATGGAAACTGCCGATGTCCCTTTTACAACTGGCTTGCACATTCGCGATAACTCATCAGGGGAGTTCCTTGTCTCCAGGGTCGATGCTCGGACAGTTCCTGCTGTCTCATCATTTCTGAGTAATGGTAACAAGAGAGAGATTGGTCATGAGAATGATATATCTCATAATTCCTTGAATCTTAGCAATAAGAGGTTGAGAACTGATGAGCAATGGGATAAGTCATCTGATTTTGATACGTGCATGGAACAAATGCAGCATTGGATGGACAAAGCAAGAATGTTGTATGCTGCGAAAGACCAGGCTTGTGGAGATTCGAGTATGCACCAACAAGTGTTGCTCCATGAGTTGCAACGGAGGGATACCCTTATCGAGCATTTGCAGAAGGCCAAATTTGAAGAGCAGCAGAAGAGACAGATGGAGGTTTATAGGCTTGAGCGTGAGCTCTATTTGATGGAAAACCTTTTAGATGGATACAGAAAGGCTTTGAAGGAAACAAACAGAACTTTTGCTGAGTATAGAGCACGTTGTCCCCTGCCTGATGAACCACTTTACAAAGATGTCACTGGTTCTGGGGGCTTAGTTCTGAGCACCAGGGAAATAGAAAAGCTGCGTCtgaaacaagaagaagaagacagGCTTAATAGACTGTTAATTGAGAATAAGATAAAGGATTTTGAAGCTGGGTGGATAAGGAAATTCGATGCACACAGGGATGCAGTTTCTCTTCTGAGTGACAAATTGACTAACGCAGAGAATGAAGTTAAACTTCTCAAAGAGCTTTGCAACCGAAAGGTTTCAGCAGGTACTCCAGAATGTGTTCCAAATGAATCTGGAATGTCTAGTCAGTAA